The following coding sequences are from one Rathayibacter sp. SW19 window:
- a CDS encoding M24 family metallopeptidase, with the protein MSSTDPVAIPRIARVQRALGLAHADLLVATDYATVQWLCGHSVSAGTVVFVDDDSSDAVVSEPGVDHLEALRASAPYRNLGAWSVVAIETSAAPGWLLKLLAGHPLVDLRDDLAMLRAVKDSTELGLIMTAAKRASDAQRVFRSEIECGLRERELSDTIQMRLAKEGNAVSAVVDLMFGDRCMLVGAAPTGRVLTAADTAIFDFAPVVEDYWADSCSTVVVGRPSRDVLRLHGTIQRALEAGIALLRPGTRISDVDKSVRSIMGEAGYHYPHLTGHGVGLKQQEYPFVASDSDYVLEADIVIALEPGAYFDEYGARLEHLIHVTEDGPRVLTTHSVELAAR; encoded by the coding sequence ATGTCGAGTACGGATCCGGTTGCTATACCGCGCATAGCGCGCGTCCAGCGCGCTCTTGGACTGGCACACGCCGATCTGCTCGTTGCGACGGATTACGCGACCGTGCAGTGGCTGTGCGGGCACAGCGTGAGCGCCGGCACGGTCGTCTTCGTCGATGACGATTCGTCGGACGCCGTCGTGTCTGAGCCGGGCGTCGACCATCTCGAGGCGTTGCGGGCTTCCGCGCCGTACAGGAATCTTGGCGCGTGGTCAGTTGTCGCGATAGAGACCTCTGCCGCGCCGGGGTGGCTTCTGAAGCTATTGGCAGGGCATCCTCTCGTCGATCTTCGCGACGACCTCGCGATGCTGCGCGCCGTCAAAGATTCTACTGAGCTCGGGCTGATCATGACTGCGGCAAAGCGGGCATCGGACGCGCAGCGGGTCTTCCGCTCGGAGATCGAGTGCGGGCTGCGCGAGCGCGAACTGTCGGACACCATCCAGATGCGGCTCGCCAAGGAGGGGAATGCGGTCTCGGCCGTGGTCGATCTGATGTTCGGTGATCGCTGCATGCTTGTCGGTGCAGCACCGACCGGTCGTGTCTTGACCGCCGCTGACACGGCGATCTTCGACTTCGCACCTGTTGTCGAGGACTATTGGGCGGACTCGTGCAGCACTGTTGTCGTTGGCAGGCCGAGTCGGGACGTGTTACGGCTGCACGGAACTATTCAGCGTGCGCTGGAAGCAGGAATAGCCCTCCTTCGACCCGGGACGAGAATCTCCGACGTCGATAAGAGCGTGCGGTCCATCATGGGAGAGGCCGGGTACCACTACCCGCACTTGACCGGCCATGGGGTTGGTCTCAAGCAACAGGAGTATCCGTTCGTGGCATCCGATTCGGATTACGTGCTCGAGGCGGACATCGTGATCGCTCTTGAACCGGGTGCGTACTTCGATGAGTACGGCGCCCGGCTGGAGCATCTAATCCACGTGACGGAAGACGGTCCGCGCGTACTGACCACGCACAGCGTCGAGCTTGCGGCACGCTAA
- a CDS encoding ROK family transcriptional regulator: MGLHDTVIPKSEEVSMAIGPAPGTARSPALVEGSGYLLQLVRNGDAGTISELAAAMGVSRSTVIQRLGFLMGHGLVESELATARGSRGRPAAVTHFNAGSAIVLGAQIGVTGCRLATSNLSGELLSDRLINVDLSGGPVSLLAGLEGSFDDMIFELGCTAADVAGVGVGIPSTVELQNYARGLGLDEAGWDRDYFRRRLWDHYDSPVFVDLDVNLLALAERRKSWPEVEVFVCVKLGTVIDAAIVVNGLPVRGANSLAGELGHIKVSGSTTLCSCGGIGCLDAVASGRALVKQLAAAGFDVHHISDVIGLAHLGQPEALLAIRNAGRHIGEALSSVVNLLNPAVIATWGYLTEAETSLFAGMRESLYQTALPESSEQLQLVRASLGDLAGVRGAALRVIDELLEPSAVDRMIVAQSWSGAWLDSAARAAE, encoded by the coding sequence ATGGGACTCCACGACACGGTTATCCCTAAAAGTGAGGAGGTCAGCATGGCGATTGGACCGGCTCCGGGGACAGCGCGTTCACCTGCGTTAGTCGAAGGATCGGGTTATCTATTGCAGCTCGTGCGAAATGGAGACGCCGGCACAATATCAGAGCTCGCCGCCGCCATGGGCGTCTCACGCTCGACCGTGATTCAACGTCTAGGATTCCTGATGGGTCACGGACTAGTCGAAAGCGAATTGGCAACAGCGCGTGGATCGCGCGGCAGGCCAGCTGCGGTCACGCATTTCAACGCGGGATCCGCCATCGTACTGGGAGCGCAAATCGGCGTCACGGGATGCAGACTTGCAACGTCGAATCTGTCAGGCGAGTTGCTAAGCGATCGTCTTATCAATGTCGACCTGTCGGGAGGCCCCGTGAGTCTGCTCGCTGGTCTTGAAGGCAGCTTCGACGACATGATCTTCGAACTCGGTTGCACCGCAGCCGACGTCGCAGGCGTGGGCGTGGGCATCCCCAGCACCGTTGAACTACAAAACTACGCCCGTGGCCTGGGACTCGACGAGGCTGGCTGGGATCGCGACTACTTTAGACGCAGATTGTGGGATCATTACGATTCACCAGTCTTCGTCGATCTCGACGTCAACTTGCTCGCACTGGCCGAGCGACGAAAGTCCTGGCCAGAGGTCGAGGTATTCGTATGCGTCAAACTCGGCACGGTAATCGACGCCGCAATTGTCGTCAATGGACTGCCTGTCCGCGGTGCGAACTCGCTCGCAGGAGAGCTAGGCCACATCAAGGTGAGTGGTTCAACAACCTTGTGTAGCTGTGGCGGTATCGGCTGTCTTGATGCGGTCGCGAGCGGACGTGCCCTTGTCAAGCAATTGGCCGCGGCCGGATTCGATGTACATCACATCTCCGATGTCATTGGGCTTGCACACTTGGGCCAGCCCGAAGCGCTGCTGGCAATCCGAAATGCAGGACGTCATATCGGTGAGGCGCTTTCATCCGTCGTGAATTTACTCAATCCAGCGGTGATTGCCACGTGGGGATACTTGACCGAAGCGGAGACGTCGCTTTTTGCCGGTATGCGGGAGAGTCTTTATCAGACGGCACTGCCCGAATCGAGCGAGCAACTGCAACTTGTGCGCGCGTCGCTAGGCGATTTGGCCGGAGTGCGCGGCGCTGCGCTGCGTGTCATAGACGAGTTGCTCGAACCGTCGGCGGTTGATCGGATGATCGTAGCGCAGTCATGGTCTGGGGCCTGGTTGGATTCCGCCGCAAGAGCAGCCGAGTAA
- a CDS encoding adenosine deaminase family protein produces MHRIDIAAAMLRTSDDRTLAANNAVEDAFDDGLDYLELRYSPWFIAKQTGLDPNDVVGAVDKGASLASVRTGLPIGLIPTVARDFGPESANDQVRTILETRDLWCGIDLAGNEVGFPAQLFAPAFLRAREARLHITVHAGEAAGPESVAAAIDYLGAERIGRGVRSAEDPHLLRRLMARGTTLEVYLTSNTQTQASNSLANHQTHDLLKAGVSVTLNTDNPTTSSTRLVSPQNIAEQNPKHT; encoded by the coding sequence CTGCACCGGATCGATATCGCGGCGGCAATGCTGCGAACTAGCGATGACCGGACTCTCGCCGCGAACAATGCGGTTGAGGACGCATTCGACGACGGACTGGACTACCTCGAACTGCGCTACAGCCCCTGGTTCATTGCAAAGCAGACCGGACTCGACCCCAACGATGTGGTCGGTGCTGTGGATAAGGGTGCATCGTTGGCTTCCGTCCGCACGGGCTTGCCGATTGGGTTGATTCCGACAGTCGCGCGCGATTTCGGACCAGAGTCGGCGAACGACCAAGTCCGAACAATACTGGAAACACGCGATCTCTGGTGCGGAATCGACCTCGCCGGGAATGAGGTCGGGTTCCCGGCGCAACTATTCGCACCAGCGTTTCTACGCGCCCGCGAAGCGCGCCTCCACATAACCGTCCACGCGGGCGAGGCTGCCGGCCCAGAAAGCGTGGCCGCAGCTATTGACTATTTAGGAGCCGAACGTATCGGTCGCGGCGTTCGTTCCGCCGAAGATCCCCATCTCCTGAGGCGACTTATGGCTCGGGGGACCACGCTCGAGGTTTACCTTACGAGCAACACTCAAACGCAAGCCTCAAACAGCCTCGCAAACCACCAAACTCACGACCTACTCAAGGCAGGGGTGTCCGTCACACTAAACACTGATAATCCCACGACCAGCTCAACTCGTCTCGTCTCACCACAGAACATCGCGGAGCAGAATCCGAAGCACACATGA
- a CDS encoding mandelate racemase/muconate lactonizing enzyme family protein — protein sequence MKITGVDCHVLLDPDFDTTAASSAQDDFVVEIHTDEGLIGLGETDLNPWIARACIEAPGTHNMGLGLTEMLIGADPLDIEGLWQRLYVGSAMNGRRGAVINAIGAIDIALHDLRGKALNKPCYELMGGAVRAEVTPYASLQPQVSSFEDYRDSLVEWALRAKEIGFRAVKSEVTLAGPFAHNNLREPWEKSTEVVSAVRSAIGPDVALLVDVQYAFPDAETALAVLADWQEFDLTFVETPLWPDDLEGYARLAAEQPIPVAAGEWLTTRFEFASLIDTGNISVAQPDIGRVGGLTEAMRVAELAESRGRRIVPHLWKTGLSIATAVQLAAVSRVCDYVEFLPAELSESAIRQNLTSTDIFMVDGRIPLPTGSGLGIEINREAMREFEDVARRKVPRG from the coding sequence ATGAAAATTACAGGCGTCGATTGTCACGTACTTTTGGACCCGGACTTCGATACAACGGCCGCCAGTTCTGCGCAAGATGATTTCGTCGTCGAAATACACACCGATGAGGGGCTCATCGGCCTTGGGGAAACTGACCTCAACCCCTGGATTGCACGCGCGTGTATCGAAGCTCCGGGAACCCACAATATGGGTCTCGGCCTAACCGAGATGCTCATCGGGGCCGACCCTCTCGACATTGAAGGGCTGTGGCAGAGGCTCTATGTCGGATCCGCCATGAACGGGCGACGAGGCGCAGTCATCAACGCGATCGGAGCGATAGATATCGCCTTACACGATCTACGCGGTAAGGCGTTGAACAAGCCCTGTTACGAGCTCATGGGCGGAGCAGTAAGGGCTGAGGTCACCCCGTACGCATCACTTCAACCACAGGTGTCCTCGTTCGAGGACTACCGGGACTCCCTCGTGGAATGGGCTCTTCGCGCGAAGGAGATCGGGTTCCGAGCCGTGAAATCCGAAGTTACGCTCGCTGGCCCCTTCGCGCACAACAACTTGCGTGAGCCGTGGGAGAAGAGCACAGAAGTTGTCTCGGCCGTTCGCTCCGCGATCGGCCCGGATGTCGCTCTCTTGGTCGATGTTCAATATGCGTTTCCGGACGCTGAGACGGCACTGGCTGTACTAGCGGACTGGCAGGAGTTCGATCTTACTTTTGTGGAGACACCCCTGTGGCCCGACGACCTGGAAGGTTATGCGCGCTTAGCCGCAGAGCAGCCCATTCCGGTAGCGGCGGGCGAGTGGTTGACCACTCGGTTTGAATTCGCGAGCCTTATCGATACCGGGAACATCTCAGTTGCACAGCCGGATATCGGCAGAGTCGGAGGCCTCACGGAAGCGATGAGGGTCGCGGAGCTTGCCGAAAGCCGAGGTCGCAGGATAGTTCCTCATCTATGGAAGACGGGGCTGTCGATCGCAACAGCGGTCCAGCTCGCAGCAGTGAGCCGGGTCTGCGATTATGTCGAGTTTCTCCCGGCTGAACTCTCCGAGTCAGCGATTCGTCAGAATCTCACGAGTACGGATATCTTCATGGTCGACGGCAGGATCCCTTTGCCGACAGGTAGCGGGTTGGGCATCGAAATCAATCGGGAGGCGATGCGTGAATTTGAGGACGTCGCGCGTCGGAAAGTGCCCCGTGGATGA
- a CDS encoding aldose epimerase family protein gives MSVQVDMNWEYHGMRVIRIENSRLRVDVLPALGGKVLNLVDKVADRNVLWQSPRIPPHPAPLQANFDDHYAGGWDDGFPTCVPCKNEYDDAIPYLGEVWNLDLSACIEEAGPSIARVRLDGATPITPAGWSRTITLEDDSPSLRLDTSIKNSGTLPFAFNWGTHAAVSVEPGDQIDVPATSAMVSEAGGGGGLGVIGDEYEYPYLLLANGETVDVRRVQERSAGSFALHVFNDMTEGWIAVTSGAKRAGFGLVFDPTVQTSAWQWMNYGGFRGAYHAIIEAWLSPAASLDAALSSKTAKVLQPGECFSSVVHGVVYSGVESVTALSADGSVH, from the coding sequence ATGTCAGTTCAGGTCGACATGAATTGGGAATATCACGGAATGCGGGTGATCCGCATCGAGAATTCGCGGCTCCGCGTCGACGTGCTCCCCGCCCTCGGTGGGAAAGTACTCAACCTCGTCGACAAGGTGGCCGACCGTAACGTGCTGTGGCAGAGCCCGAGGATCCCTCCACACCCGGCGCCGTTGCAGGCGAACTTCGACGATCATTACGCCGGTGGCTGGGATGACGGGTTCCCTACGTGTGTGCCGTGCAAGAACGAATACGACGATGCTATCCCTTATCTCGGTGAGGTGTGGAACCTCGACCTCTCAGCCTGTATTGAGGAGGCTGGACCAAGCATCGCCAGGGTGAGGCTCGACGGCGCGACCCCGATCACCCCCGCAGGGTGGTCGAGGACAATCACGCTTGAGGACGATTCACCGTCGCTTCGCCTGGATACCTCGATTAAGAACTCAGGCACCCTCCCGTTCGCCTTCAATTGGGGAACTCACGCCGCAGTCTCAGTCGAGCCCGGCGACCAGATCGACGTTCCAGCGACCTCCGCAATGGTAAGCGAGGCCGGCGGTGGCGGGGGGCTGGGCGTCATCGGGGACGAATATGAGTACCCCTATCTGCTGCTCGCAAACGGTGAGACCGTCGACGTCCGTCGCGTTCAGGAGCGGAGCGCGGGAAGTTTCGCGCTGCATGTCTTCAACGACATGACGGAAGGCTGGATCGCGGTCACGAGCGGCGCCAAGCGCGCCGGGTTTGGGCTTGTCTTCGACCCGACTGTCCAGACATCGGCGTGGCAGTGGATGAACTACGGGGGGTTCCGCGGCGCCTATCACGCGATCATCGAGGCGTGGCTCAGTCCCGCCGCCTCTCTCGATGCAGCCCTCTCGAGCAAGACCGCGAAAGTGCTGCAGCCTGGTGAGTGCTTCTCTTCAGTCGTTCACGGTGTCGTGTATAGCGGCGTCGAATCGGTAACGGCTCTGTCCGCCGACGGATCGGTTCACTGA
- a CDS encoding enoyl-CoA hydratase/isomerase family protein has protein sequence MIVEYWVSGGVGQMVLNRPDKLNAVTPELVNGICAALRQAIADEVAALVFAGNGRSFCAGHDLDQDLSGDSYFIEHERVQGIQDVTRLIRRAPFPVIAAVQGYALGAGCEFALCSDFVVAASDAQFGFPEIDVGLSITGGISHILPSIVGLPRAKELVIFGERFGASRALELGLINWVVPTERLLEFANGKANTLADKPRQAMSFAKSALDNGSQGNLSAAFDLEVLHALLTRKSDEAAGASRSFHNRHQEGKPPHGYSD, from the coding sequence GTGATAGTCGAATACTGGGTATCAGGTGGAGTCGGACAGATGGTGCTGAACCGCCCGGACAAACTCAACGCCGTCACGCCGGAACTTGTGAATGGGATATGTGCTGCACTGCGTCAGGCGATCGCTGATGAGGTAGCGGCACTCGTCTTCGCCGGGAATGGGCGCTCGTTCTGTGCGGGACACGACCTGGACCAGGACCTTTCCGGGGATAGCTATTTCATCGAGCACGAGCGGGTGCAGGGCATTCAAGACGTGACGCGATTAATTAGACGGGCACCGTTTCCCGTGATAGCGGCCGTGCAGGGATACGCCTTGGGCGCTGGATGCGAGTTCGCGTTGTGCAGCGATTTCGTCGTTGCGGCGAGCGACGCGCAATTTGGGTTCCCGGAGATCGATGTCGGCCTAAGCATAACGGGCGGAATTTCGCACATCTTGCCGTCGATAGTCGGTCTTCCCAGGGCAAAGGAACTCGTGATCTTCGGTGAACGGTTTGGTGCCTCGCGTGCGCTAGAACTCGGTTTGATCAACTGGGTTGTTCCAACGGAGCGCCTCCTCGAATTTGCGAACGGCAAAGCGAACACCCTCGCCGATAAGCCTCGCCAGGCGATGAGCTTTGCGAAGTCCGCGCTCGACAACGGTTCGCAGGGCAACCTCTCCGCAGCCTTCGACCTGGAAGTACTTCACGCCCTACTTACCCGGAAATCTGACGAAGCTGCTGGAGCTTCCAGGTCCTTTCATAATCGACACCAAGAGGGGAAGCCACCCCATGGGTATTCCGATTAA
- a CDS encoding APC family permease: MQAVTHIAPAVGTLLSLQFIASLAGVTAPLAFAIAFVIILTLGISLTQLARKFPSAGGYYTYVSRTVHPKAGWFTAWLYFLYDPLATAINLAFMGYFFQVILKAQFNIRFDWWWFFLLSLALITVLVYRGVAISARVMLTLGGLELLIILALAISGLVSPGPGGITLDAFIPANAPGASGLFLAVIFSIFLFTGFESVAPLAEETANPKKLLPRAIIVSIILVGAFFVICNWAIMIGYGTDNVKEFVSSADNPVIALAERLWGWGWLLVLFAMVNSIIAVSIACTNAATRVFFSMGRIGALPRWFGRVHPRFKTPRNAVIFQTIVTLVFGLGMGAILGPDQEFFMMGVAITLGLILVYIAGNIGVFLYYFKEDRKHFNVLLHLILPLFSTVALLVVGYLSIIPFPAFPVGIAPILVAVWILIGIGLTIYASRTGRGEWLDRAAHVYEEPAEIGLEDSELEKE, from the coding sequence ATGCAGGCGGTAACCCATATCGCACCAGCTGTCGGTACGTTGCTCTCACTGCAATTCATCGCATCGCTCGCGGGCGTGACAGCGCCCCTCGCGTTCGCGATCGCCTTCGTGATCATTCTGACCTTAGGTATTTCGCTGACCCAGCTCGCCCGAAAATTCCCCTCCGCCGGCGGGTACTACACCTATGTGTCCCGCACCGTGCATCCCAAAGCGGGGTGGTTTACCGCCTGGCTCTATTTTCTGTATGACCCGCTTGCTACCGCGATCAACCTCGCATTTATGGGATATTTCTTTCAAGTCATCCTCAAGGCACAATTCAACATTCGGTTCGACTGGTGGTGGTTCTTTCTATTGAGCCTTGCGCTTATCACCGTTCTCGTCTACCGAGGGGTCGCCATTTCGGCGCGCGTCATGCTGACCCTCGGAGGCCTCGAGCTGCTGATCATCCTCGCCCTTGCTATCTCCGGGCTCGTCAGCCCAGGACCAGGCGGGATCACCCTGGACGCATTCATTCCGGCGAACGCTCCGGGAGCGAGCGGGCTGTTCCTCGCGGTCATCTTCTCCATCTTCCTCTTCACAGGGTTTGAATCCGTCGCCCCCTTAGCTGAGGAGACGGCAAACCCCAAAAAACTGCTGCCCCGTGCGATCATCGTCTCAATTATTCTCGTCGGCGCATTCTTCGTCATCTGTAACTGGGCAATCATGATCGGATACGGCACTGACAATGTGAAAGAGTTCGTATCATCAGCCGACAATCCCGTCATCGCGTTGGCCGAACGCCTATGGGGCTGGGGATGGCTGCTGGTCCTCTTCGCGATGGTGAACTCGATCATCGCCGTTTCCATCGCCTGCACCAACGCGGCCACCCGCGTCTTCTTCTCGATGGGCAGGATCGGTGCGCTACCCAGATGGTTCGGGCGGGTTCACCCTCGTTTCAAAACCCCACGAAATGCAGTCATCTTCCAAACGATTGTCACCCTCGTGTTCGGTCTCGGTATGGGAGCAATCCTCGGACCTGACCAAGAGTTCTTCATGATGGGAGTCGCCATCACCCTCGGTCTGATCCTCGTGTACATCGCCGGAAACATCGGCGTCTTCTTGTACTACTTCAAGGAAGACAGAAAGCACTTCAATGTCCTACTGCACCTCATACTCCCGCTCTTCTCGACCGTCGCGCTTCTAGTCGTGGGGTATCTGTCGATCATTCCATTCCCGGCCTTCCCCGTCGGGATTGCTCCGATCCTCGTCGCTGTCTGGATACTGATCGGAATCGGATTGACGATCTATGCGTCACGAACAGGGCGGGGAGAATGGCTCGACCGGGCCGCGCACGTCTACGAGGAGCCCGCCGAGATCGGGCTCGAGGATTCGGAGCTCGAGAAAGAGTAA
- a CDS encoding metallophosphoesterase family protein — MTNWEKVSGRSYWHRTLGDWSLIGLNSQLFGSGLVLEDEQWASLEREANERIGARPVIVFMHEATHRRPESASSDNWMSIPRFASERLVRILRRLNLQLVATGHTHRYLE; from the coding sequence GTGACGAACTGGGAAAAGGTGTCGGGCCGATCCTACTGGCACCGGACGCTTGGCGATTGGAGCCTGATCGGCTTGAACTCGCAATTGTTCGGGTCGGGCTTGGTGCTAGAGGACGAGCAGTGGGCCTCGCTGGAACGCGAGGCCAACGAACGAATCGGGGCACGCCCGGTCATCGTGTTCATGCACGAGGCCACACATCGGCGACCGGAGAGCGCGTCGTCGGACAACTGGATGTCGATTCCCAGGTTCGCTTCCGAACGCTTGGTCCGGATCCTCCGGCGGCTGAACCTGCAGCTCGTTGCCACCGGGCACACCCACCGCTACCTCGAATGA
- a CDS encoding SDR family NAD(P)-dependent oxidoreductase — translation MSLETYIITGASSGIGRAAALLLAQKGANVAIVDIQDGAAEETARESLRAGAHGARAYHCDVTDEAEVAETIDRVQTELGAPAGLFANAGIDRGGLLHELPLETWQSVIQTNLTGIYLTCKHVLQAMIDTGNGGSIVCTSSPGGFVAFAAGGAGAYSASKGGISSLIRCMAVDYARYGIRVNGIVPGPTETPLMWANVPEAERDGIRQVVQAETPLGRLADPIEPARAVVWLLSDDASYVTGSHLVCDGGVLAKASLSV, via the coding sequence ATGAGTCTTGAAACATATATCATTACCGGCGCGTCTTCTGGGATCGGGCGGGCAGCCGCACTCCTGTTGGCACAGAAAGGTGCCAACGTCGCGATCGTCGATATACAGGACGGCGCCGCGGAAGAGACGGCAAGGGAGTCCCTACGAGCGGGAGCGCACGGCGCGCGCGCTTATCACTGCGACGTGACTGACGAAGCCGAAGTGGCGGAGACGATCGATCGGGTTCAAACCGAATTGGGTGCACCTGCCGGGCTCTTCGCGAATGCCGGCATCGATAGGGGAGGCCTGCTCCATGAGCTTCCACTAGAGACCTGGCAGTCCGTCATCCAAACGAATCTCACAGGGATATACCTGACCTGCAAGCACGTCCTGCAGGCGATGATCGACACCGGGAATGGCGGCTCGATCGTCTGCACGTCCTCGCCGGGCGGTTTTGTAGCGTTCGCCGCGGGAGGGGCCGGAGCGTATAGCGCGTCCAAAGGCGGGATATCTTCGCTCATTCGATGTATGGCCGTCGACTACGCGCGCTACGGAATTCGGGTGAACGGCATTGTTCCCGGCCCAACAGAAACACCGCTCATGTGGGCCAACGTTCCCGAGGCCGAGCGCGACGGAATCAGGCAGGTCGTCCAAGCAGAGACCCCGCTAGGACGCTTGGCCGATCCGATCGAGCCGGCGCGAGCGGTCGTATGGCTTCTGTCCGACGACGCATCATACGTCACCGGCTCTCATCTCGTCTGCGATGGCGGCGTTCTGGCCAAGGCATCGCTAAGCGTTTGA
- a CDS encoding YbfB/YjiJ family MFS transporter has translation MTTSSRSERAHHRSAGCNGPSSRRSDLRIVLALTAGPFVGIGLARFAYALLLPAMRSELHWTFGIAGAVGTANGVGYLIGAAIAAPLAHKFGSRAVFVVAAGVSTVGLLGSALSDLLSVIMVLRFIVGIAGAACFVVGGGLTAEAGRRHDRRRATWLLAIYFAGCGFGIVASGIAIPWVLTESSHAIGWRLGWLVLGVVAAACTAVSVRGVLQASEPTRKGTTHNRLPLRPISYLLVSYFLYGTGYISYMTFIVAFLNEQGANATQIAAFWIVLGATSVAATFAWGRLLARSQHGRGSATVLVFVSLGAVIPAISDSPLAMFGSAVLFGGSFLSVVTAVTAVARQTLPAIHWTSAIGALTIAFALGQCVGPALTGAIADSGAGVGVGLSVSAIILFVAALTSLLHRDPVKVPRVE, from the coding sequence ATGACAACGTCGTCGCGTAGCGAACGCGCTCATCACAGGTCGGCCGGTTGCAACGGGCCAAGTTCACGTCGATCGGATTTGCGCATTGTTCTCGCGCTCACCGCGGGTCCCTTCGTTGGAATCGGGTTGGCCCGCTTCGCGTATGCGCTTCTACTCCCTGCAATGCGCAGCGAACTGCACTGGACTTTTGGCATCGCAGGCGCTGTGGGAACTGCCAATGGTGTCGGATATCTGATCGGGGCGGCCATCGCGGCACCCCTAGCGCACAAGTTTGGCTCGCGAGCGGTGTTCGTCGTAGCCGCGGGAGTTTCCACTGTTGGGCTACTTGGCTCTGCGCTCAGCGATCTGCTCAGTGTGATCATGGTGTTGCGATTCATCGTCGGCATCGCCGGCGCTGCGTGTTTCGTCGTAGGAGGAGGCCTCACCGCCGAGGCGGGGCGCAGGCACGATCGTCGCCGTGCCACCTGGTTGTTGGCAATCTATTTCGCTGGCTGCGGGTTCGGAATCGTGGCATCGGGCATCGCCATCCCATGGGTACTGACAGAATCTTCACATGCAATCGGATGGCGCCTCGGCTGGCTAGTACTCGGTGTCGTCGCGGCCGCCTGCACGGCTGTCAGTGTACGTGGAGTATTGCAGGCGTCGGAACCGACCAGAAAAGGAACTACACACAATCGGCTACCGCTACGGCCCATCTCATATCTCTTGGTGTCCTATTTCCTGTACGGCACGGGCTATATCTCCTATATGACATTCATCGTCGCATTCTTGAATGAGCAAGGTGCCAACGCCACCCAAATCGCTGCGTTTTGGATTGTGCTTGGGGCGACTTCGGTCGCAGCAACGTTCGCTTGGGGCCGGCTGCTGGCTAGATCGCAGCATGGGCGGGGAAGCGCCACCGTATTGGTTTTCGTCTCGCTCGGAGCGGTCATCCCAGCCATATCCGATTCTCCACTGGCCATGTTCGGCTCCGCAGTGCTGTTTGGTGGCTCATTTCTGAGCGTGGTGACCGCGGTGACCGCCGTCGCTCGCCAAACCTTGCCCGCAATACACTGGACCTCTGCCATCGGCGCACTTACGATCGCTTTCGCACTGGGTCAGTGCGTCGGCCCAGCACTCACGGGCGCGATCGCTGACAGCGGCGCCGGCGTGGGCGTCGGTCTTTCTGTGTCGGCGATCATCCTATTTGTGGCAGCACTGACATCCCTGCTGCATCGCGACCCTGTGAAGGTACCGAGGGTTGAATAA